The Miscanthus floridulus cultivar M001 unplaced genomic scaffold, ASM1932011v1 os_2743_2_3, whole genome shotgun sequence genomic sequence cttagcttgcaaaaccttttctcatccaatggcttggtgaatatatcggcaagttgatcttcggtgcctacactctcaatgcaaatgtcccctttttgttggtgatctcttatgaaatggtggtggacatcaatgtagtttgttcttgtatgttaaactggattgttggtcaacttgattgcactctcattgtcacatagcagtggcactttcttgaacatgattccaaaatcactcaaagtgaccttcatccaaagtacttgtgcacaacaactaccggcggatatgtattcggcttcggcggttgataatgcaacactattttgcttctttgatgaccataaaataagtgatcttcccaataattgacatatgcccgaggtgctcttcctttcaaccttacatcccgcataatccgagtcggagtaaccaactagctcaaactttgctcctttagaataccacaaaccaacatttggtgtatgcttcaagtacctcaatattctctttgtagccttcaaatgactttctcttggtgaggcttgaaatcttgcacacatgcatacacaaaacatgacatccggccttgatgcggtcacatagagtaggcttccaatcatagaccgatacaatttttgatccaccatatttccacttgcatcactatccaagttgccatttgtacccattggtgtgctaatggctttactatcattcaTGCTAAacctcttgatcatgtccttgatatacttgccttgactcacaaatgtaccattgttcaattgcttaatttgaagatcaaggatgtaacttaactctccaatcatggacatctcaaactcactagccatcatctttctaaactcatcacaaaagtcttgatttgttgatccaaatatgatgtcatcaacatagatttgcaacacaaataaaactttttcaatcttcttgatgaaaagagtggtgtcaaccttgcccatcatgaaccctttagagagtagaaagtccctcaatctttcataccatgctctaggtgcttgcttcaagctatacaatgccttcttcaacttgtacacatggttgggtttcttgtcatctttaaaaccgggaggttgctcaacatatacttcttcattgatgtaaccattgagaaatgcactcttgatatccatttgatagagcttgatgttgtgggcacaagcataggctagtaagattctaattgcttctaatctagcaaccggggcatatgtttctctaaagtcaagaccttcaacttgtgtatagccttgtgctaccaatcttgctttgtttcttactactatcccatcttgatcttgcttgtttctaaatacccatttggttccaatcacattgtgtccctttggtctctctactaattctcatacttgatttcttgtgaagttattcaattctttcaTACATaccattcacccaatcaacatccttcaatgcttcatctatcttctttggttcaatagatgacataaatgagaagtgctcacaaaatgaagccaatcttgatctagtttgcacacctctagaaatatcaccaattatagtgtccaatgtatgatcccttgcaatattggttggttggaggattggaacttgattgcttgctcttgcttgatcattgggttgagatgatgtactagccacttgatcttgttcattgtcatgagagccacttacactaacttgatgtgtatcatcttgcacatttgagttagagagcacttgcacttgatcatcttcatcatcattcacttgcctaggcctcaattcaccaatatacatgttcttcatggcatttgaaaattgaatgcctctaacatctttcaagttctcattctctacttattGTAATTCTGGGGGTAGGGGGGGATGCAATCTTATTATCATATCTACTATACCAGTAAGAATATCAGGTAGTTCATCATAAGGATAATGTAGCATTAGGCAAAATGGAGGCACTGTTTCCGAGTAAAAAATATTTGTGACAGCTTGGGAGATACTGTACATTGTCCAGTGGCAGGCAGGCTATTTGTATCATTTCTCTTTGTGCAATCCAAGGCTAAAAGAAACCCCTAGATTTCAATACCAGATTACAGCAATCTACAATCTAGTTTCCACCAGCATTTAAAATCTACAATCTACAAGGTGCTTTTCACAATCTGCAGCTAAAACAATCAAACCCTTACATTTTGTCTTTCTGGTACACTTCATGATATATATATTGTTTGGTGCACTTGCAGCTTTCATATTTTGTTCTCTTCATTTGTGTGTGTTTATTATGTCTGATCAAATGTAGGTGGGGAAGATAAAACAATAGCTTTTTTAAAGAGGGAAGGTGGCTCTGGTTCTGGGCAGCCTCTACTGCATCATGCTTCTGAGAAGGGAATCATACACCATCATTTTCCTGTAAATTTTGTATTGAAGCCCTGGAGATTGGGGACGCGATTCTACCTGATTATCAAATTTGGAATCTTCCAATATGTATTTCCACAAGCCCTTGCAAATTTTTTTATCTGAGAAGTCAGAAATAAGACTTAGTTATGTTTATGTCCTTTTTGCACCTGCAGGTGATCATAAAGACTCTCTCAGCTACCTTATCTCTTCTTCTAGAACCTTTTGGTGCTTATTGTGATGGAGAATTCAATTTACGATGTGGGTAAGACAATCATTTCCTTTCTGTTTCTTTGTCTTCAAATCTGAAGATCACATCTTCCTTACATTGGTTTTTGTTTATGCGCAAGCTATGTTTGTTGAATGCAATTGCCAAATCATCCTCATGATACACATCCTGCTTCTTTTCTTTCGAAAAGACGGCGAAGGATTTTTGCTGTGCTGCAAATATTACTAGAAGACAATTGGCCCAATTTATAAGGGAAACTGGGCCCAAAAACCGTACAACTAGGGGTACAAACCCCGAACAACTTGATTCATAGACCACACAACTAGGGGTACACAAATCATCCCCACACAACTTCGGTCCTCCAACTGTACAACTAGGAGTACACATCTGACACCTCCGGTCCAAAGACCAAAAGCCGACAATCTAATCGCTTGGTACTACAACTCGCCTAGAAGAGCATCACTGAGCATGACTTACAACTATCTTTACACAGATTTACCGGCCAAGCACGGCCGGGACAACTATGCTGGTCCAAACGTCAGGGTAACTACCCAAAGCTGCCTGCACAAAACCAAAAGCTAACAAGGAAAGAGTGTGGCATCAAACAGATGGAAATCGCCAAGCCACTGAGCTGGAATAGCCTAGGGAACCTTCAAGAAGGTAATGATGCCGGGGAACACTGGATCTGCCCTCCAGGCCATCGACGTCCCCAAGTGGATCTGGCTGACCCTGACATAGCACTAGATGCCAAACCACCAAATGCCACAGGAGCAGAAGAGAGGAGGGGGGGAGGAAGGAAAGGGAATGGAGGGGAGAAGGCGCAGGGGAGGACTGAGAGGGCGTTGCTGCCGCCCTCCTCACTGCTCGGCAGGCCTTCGGCAGGCAGCTCTGGCGGCGGCCGAGGCAGAGATAGGGTTGATGGAGGGGTGCTGGCTGGGGGATATGGGAGCTGCCCGATGCTGACGATGTGGGGGCAAGTTGTTTCTCCACTGTACTATGTCATGCTTTCATTGGAAAAAGAAATTCACATCTTATTTGCTTGTTTTCCATTATGAATGAACCAATGTTGAGATGGCTAAATCAGTTATTTCATCTCCTCTTCTACATTTTTTGTTCTAAAAACCCAACGCATATATTTGTGATGCAGGTACCCTTACTTTGCTGCAGTTCTCAACTTTAGTCAATATTGGGCCCTGTACTGTCTAGTAACATGGTATACAGCTACCAAGGACGAATTGGCACCTATAAAGCCTCTGGCTAAGTTTCTTTCTTTcaaatcaatagtatttttgacTTGGTGGCAAGGTGTGGTGATTGCAATATTGTATGCTTTGGGCCTTCTTAGAAGTCCTTTAGCCCAGAGCTTGGAGTTAAAATCAAGCATTCAAGATTTCATTATTTGCATAGAGGTATTCATCCTTCCAGGGTGTTTTTAACTTTTTATTATCTATCTTCGCCATTGCTTAAAAGaatccatttctttcatgtttATGTGGCTATTTGTAGATATCTGATAGCACCATGTCTTCCTCCAGGACAGATGGGCATTGCTTCAGTTGTTCACCTCTATGTGTTCCCAGCCAAGCCCTATGCACTCTTAACTAATCAGTCACCTGGAAACAATTCTGTACTTGGGGACTACGTATCCTCTGACCCTGTGGACCCTTTTGAAATTAAGGAAAGCAACCGGCCTACCAAAATGAAGCTTCCACAGTTCGAACCAGATGAGAGAAGCGTGACAAACATAAAAGAAAGTGTTCGGGACTTTGTTGTTGGCAGTGGAGAATATGTGAGTGCTGGGACCAAATCTTCTTTCTGAGCATTACCGACAAATTTCCTCTCTTTATATGTTATTATAGGTTGGGTTTTGAATTATCTGAACCAGCAGAATAAATCTTACCTTGACAGTCAAATATGGTCTCttctattattactttatatggGTTGTGTGGGTTTGCAGAATATGTTTGTGAGCATAATTTCCATGCGTTGTCTTGTTTTCTTCCCTCCTTTAACTTAGGTGATCAAGGATTTCAAGTTCACTGTTAACCAAGCAGTGCGGCCAGTGGAGAAGCGCATTGATAAATTGATGAAAAAGAATGATAAGCGCAAGAAAAGCCAGGATGACAACTGGGTGAGTGCAGCAACACCAGAGAGACCTGTTCGTGGGATTGATGATCCATTATTAAGCGGAAGCACAAGTGACAGTGGTGTCACAAAGGGCAAAAAGCATCGCAGAGTTGTGAGCTCAGCTGCTGCTGCGGACAGCTGGGGAGGTGGTGATCAAGCTTCTGATGCATATGAGATCAGGGGTCGCCGCTGGGCTGTAAAAAGCTAACGATTCTACTTTGCGCGAAGGTAAATTCAAACCATATTTTACGTGGGAAAAAAAAGACTGGTAGGTTTGCGTTTGCTGGTAAATACTGGCCATTTTGGAGCCTTCGCAAGTTCCGACTGTCTTTGTATAGGTATATATAAAAAAGGTAGCTGATAATGATAGGTAACCTCTGTGCATAGATTGTTAATTttgcttttctttttcttggtcTGAGTCGTACTGATATTTGGTGTTGCAAAAATGTAGAAGTgcagtagttttttttttcattctttgGAAATGGAAACGCTTGTTCTTGCGTAATTGTGTCCATTTGGACATATTTGTGTAATGTTACACAGTTACATGGACTATTCATCTGAACAACAGTACACTGCGTAACTGAGAAGTGCCAGAATCGTATACTCTCGAGTACCAGAACAGTAGCGAAGGACGCtgatattatatttttctttctcCTCGAGGAATAAAGTGTTAATACGGAGTATCTGTATTGCATCCTCCATGTGTAGAATTGAATTTCtgtaaaaaaaaaaatgaaacttTAGCCGATAATGGGCCTGTCTGACTGCTGCGCATGGGCCGATAAGGCCTAATGAACATTACACCCTTTATTTTGACGTTATAAAAGGGGCGAGGGTTACAATTCCACACAAGTTCAGTTCATCTCGTAGTCTTTAGTCGTTGCAGGCGTATCACAAAGTAGGGTGTGACGGATGATTTTTTTCCCCAAAATGTGTTGTATGCAGCTagattttttttgaagaaaaattgCAGCTAGAATTTGAACTCATGCAGAGGAAATTATTGCATCAACCAATCTCAAACCACTCACTCGCTCAGTGAGTCAGTGGATAGAGCTCGTATCGCACGGT encodes the following:
- the LOC136535391 gene encoding protein LAZ1-like isoform X2, whose translation is MGIASVVHLYVFPAKPYALLTNQSPGNNSVLGDYVSSDPVDPFEIKESNRPTKMKLPQFEPDERSVTNIKESVRDFVVGSGEYVIKDFKFTVNQAVRPVEKRIDKLMKKNDKRKKSQDDNWVSAATPERPVRGIDDPLLSGSTSDSGVTKGKKHRRVVSSAAAADSWGGGDQASDAYEIRGRRWAVKS
- the LOC136535391 gene encoding protein LAZ1-like isoform X1, which gives rise to MYPYFAAVLNFSQYWALYCLVTWYTATKDELAPIKPLAKFLSFKSIVFLTWWQGVVIAILYALGLLRSPLAQSLELKSSIQDFIICIEMGIASVVHLYVFPAKPYALLTNQSPGNNSVLGDYVSSDPVDPFEIKESNRPTKMKLPQFEPDERSVTNIKESVRDFVVGSGEYVIKDFKFTVNQAVRPVEKRIDKLMKKNDKRKKSQDDNWVSAATPERPVRGIDDPLLSGSTSDSGVTKGKKHRRVVSSAAAADSWGGGDQASDAYEIRGRRWAVKS